The Pseudodesulfovibrio sediminis genome includes the window GCTGGATTCCCAGCGCCGGAGTCTCGGTGACTCCCCGCTCTCACAGGTGACCAACCCGCTGTTCATGGCCGGTTGGTTGGCTTTTGCCGAAAATCTGCTGGAGGAACTCGGCTACCTGGAATTTCCGCTGGATCGACTGGTCCACCACAAGCGGGGACTCGCTCGCGCCGGGCTGGCCATGGTCGACGCCGGACTGGCCACTGAAACCATGGATCAGCAGCGGTGCATGTCCATTCTCAAGACCGCGGGGTACTCCACCACCGAAGCCCTGAACCACATCTTGAGCATTCGGCTCGCACCGGCTGAACGGGCCATGCCCATCCTCGGGTTGCACGAGATAACCTCGCTCCGAAAGGCGTCCAGAATGGATCTTGGCCCATTCTGTACCGCTCTGTTCGCAGGGGGTCAGCTCCCGTTCCACCAGATCAGACGGCACATGGGATTCTAACGAACTGTTTAGTGAAGATAAGGTGTCTACAGACTTGCGCACTCGGAGAGTTCCGAGAGATGTGAGATGCGAGTAACCTTGACTCGTTCGGACAACGCTTCGATGTACTCAAGGTTTTCCAGAAAGAATGTGGCAAGGTCGACGTCCAGTTTGCCTTCCTCGACTTCCAGATTGAGGATTTTCACTGCCTCGGAACGGGTGAAAGCCGGTTTGTAGTGCCGGTCCTGGGTCACGGCATCATAGATATCCACGATTGCCATCATCCGACTCTGAATCAATATTTCATCACCACGCAATTGGTCCGGATACCCGGAGCCATCCATACGTTCATGGTGCTGACGAATGATGGTCAACATATTGGAATAATTCTCGTGCATGGGGATGTGCTGCAGAATACGTTCACTCTCTGCCGGGTGGCGTTGAATCTCCCTGCGCTCATCCTGCGTCAGATTGCCGTATGTGAGCAGCAGATGCTCCAGCTCCTCTTCATACAGCAGGGGGATATCGTTTTCGCTGCCATGCAAAACCTGCTTGCCCAGCGACTTGATGAACAGCAGGTCTTCCTCGCTCGGTGTCATGGCCTTGTTAACGGCAGTCACCCGTTCAAAGGCCTGAACCCAGTCAAAGTCCCCGAACTCTCCCATGAGCTGGAAGCGGGCGCGCACGACATCAAGGCGCGGCTTTGACAAACGGGTATTCTTGGTCAGAACCTCTTCCTTGATACCGATCTTTCCGACGTCATGCAGAATACCCGCATAGTAGATTTCCCGCAGGTCTTCGTTGGAGAACATCCTGTCTTCATGGCCGCCATTCTCGTTCATGGCCTGAGCAAACGCCACCCCCAGATGGGCGACCCGTTCGGAATGACCAGCAGTATACGGGTCCCGTGAATCAATGGCCTCGGCCAAAGCCTGCAAAATAGCATTCATGAGCCGTTGCACGCCTTCGAAGTTGAAGGCGTTGCTAACGGAAAGTCCGGCCACCGAAGCCAGGGTCGTCAGGTTACGAAGATGCGCGGCCTCAAACACGCCCGTGTTTTCCGAAGCCAGCACAAGGACACCTTCGCACCGGTTGGGCGAAATGATCGGGACGATTGCCAGGGAACCCATCCCACGCACGCCATCGCTCCACCGAGGGTCCCGGCTCAGGTTGTTGACGATCTCCCCTTTACCTGAGCTGGCCACGGCATGAAACAGGTTGCTGGAGGCCATTGCCCGCAGATTGACACTGAGAGGGAAACCGAACTGAGCTGCCAACTGATAATTCATACTGGTTGGATCCATAAGAAATATCATGCCCAACTCACCGGGATAATTCTCCAACCGGCATTCATCAATAAGAGCATTGACCACGTCCCGCATGTGCAGCGACGTGTTGATTTTGGGAACGGAACGGTGAAGAAGGGCCAACTCTCGATACTTGGACAGCGCTTCGTCGGCCAAGGAGCGTCTGGCCCGCTCCATATCGATGAGTTCCTGAATGGAATAAACCACGAAACCGAGCAATCTTTCACACTCGTTTCTGTCTACCGAATCGCACCCAGGCTGCATCCGGACACTCAAAAGTCCAGAGTGGATTTCATCAAAATAGATAGGGGAAGAAATGACACCGGGATCGTCTTCGCCGAATCCTTCAAAGGACTCGGCTCCTTCCACAATGACAACCTCACCCTCGTAACTGATGGCTAAAGGACATTTTCCACCAACCAGCACATGGGCCTTGCGCAAAAAATTTCTGAGTACGCCAGGGCGTATATACTTTTTAAGAGGCGTCATAAAGGATACCGTCTGACCTAATATCCAATTCACAGATCAAGCAATTCCTTGGAGACCCGCAGAATTTCGTCTGGATCAAAAGGCTTGGTCATATACATCATCGCGCCGAGCTCCAGTCCCTGCTTACGGTCAACCTCCTGCCCCTTGGCGGTGAGCAATATGATTTTGACATCATCAAGAGTGGTATCTTCCTTGACGATACGACACACTTCGTAGCCGTTCATCTTGGGCATCATGATATCCAGAAAAACAAGATCTGGCCGTTTTTCACGAATGAATTCCAACCCTTCTTCACCATCCGAGGCCGTGAACAAATCCACTTCAAACTCATCTTCAAGCTCTTCCAAGGTCTGCTCAAGCAACATCTTGATATG containing:
- a CDS encoding HD domain-containing phosphohydrolase — its product is MTPLKKYIRPGVLRNFLRKAHVLVGGKCPLAISYEGEVVIVEGAESFEGFGEDDPGVISSPIYFDEIHSGLLSVRMQPGCDSVDRNECERLLGFVVYSIQELIDMERARRSLADEALSKYRELALLHRSVPKINTSLHMRDVVNALIDECRLENYPGELGMIFLMDPTSMNYQLAAQFGFPLSVNLRAMASSNLFHAVASSGKGEIVNNLSRDPRWSDGVRGMGSLAIVPIISPNRCEGVLVLASENTGVFEAAHLRNLTTLASVAGLSVSNAFNFEGVQRLMNAILQALAEAIDSRDPYTAGHSERVAHLGVAFAQAMNENGGHEDRMFSNEDLREIYYAGILHDVGKIGIKEEVLTKNTRLSKPRLDVVRARFQLMGEFGDFDWVQAFERVTAVNKAMTPSEEDLLFIKSLGKQVLHGSENDIPLLYEEELEHLLLTYGNLTQDERREIQRHPAESERILQHIPMHENYSNMLTIIRQHHERMDGSGYPDQLRGDEILIQSRMMAIVDIYDAVTQDRHYKPAFTRSEAVKILNLEVEEGKLDVDLATFFLENLEYIEALSERVKVTRISHLSELSECASL
- a CDS encoding response regulator transcription factor, with product MAKKILIVDDEVHIKMLLEQTLEELEDEFEVDLFTASDGEEGLEFIREKRPDLVFLDIMMPKMNGYEVCRIVKEDTTLDDVKIILLTAKGQEVDRKQGLELGAMMYMTKPFDPDEILRVSKELLDL